In one window of Oncorhynchus keta strain PuntledgeMale-10-30-2019 unplaced genomic scaffold, Oket_V2 Un_contig_7046_pilon_pilon, whole genome shotgun sequence DNA:
- the LOC118378190 gene encoding LOW QUALITY PROTEIN: chondroitin sulfate synthase 1-like (The sequence of the model RefSeq protein was modified relative to this genomic sequence to represent the inferred CDS: inserted 1 base in 1 codon), protein MMQQLFYENYEPNKKGYIRDLHNSKIHRAITLHPNKNPPYQYRLHSYMLSRKIAQLRHRTVQLHREIVQMCRYGAAEPSREDLQLGMPPSFMRFHPRLREEVLEWEFLTGKYLFSSSDGQPPXRGMDSSQHLALDDIIMQVMEMINANAKTRGRVIDFKEIQYGYRRVNPMYGAEYVLDLLLLYKKHKGKTMTVPVRRHAYLQQTFSQIQFREEEEMDDKALASSINQDSDSLSFLSNSLKMFVPFKLSSSSQDQKEPKEPKVNILVPLSGRYDIFVRFMTNLERVCLIPNQNVKLLILLFSTDNNTERVKQVELMREYHIKYPRAEMEIQPVSGSFSRALALEVGSAHFSNDSLLFYCDVDLLFTTDFLKRCRSNTVLGEQTYFPIIFSQYDPKVVYAGKVPSENHYVFTAKTGLWRHYGFGIVCVYKGDLVGAGGFDTSIQGWGLEDVDLFNKFVQSGIRLFRSTDPGIIHVHHPVVCDPNLEPNQYKMCLGSKASSHGSTQQLAELWLEKNDHGFRKVGSSNNESLRTA, encoded by the exons ATG atGCAGCAGCTGTTCTACGAGAACTACGAGCCCAACAAGAAGGGATACATCCGCGACCTCCACAATAGCAAGATCCACCGGGCCATCACCCTGCACCCCAACAAGAACCCGCCCTACCAGTACCGCCTGCACAGCTACATGCTCAGCCGCAAGATCGCCCAGCTCCGCCACCGCACCGTCCAGCTCCACCGTGAGATCGTCCAGATGTGCCGCTACGGGGCGGCCGAGCCCAGCCGAGAGGACCTGCAGCTGGGCATGCCTCCATCCTTCATGAGGTTCCACCCTCGGCTCCGCGAGGAGGTCCTGGAGTGGGAGTTCCTGACGGGCAAGTACCTGTTCTCCTCGTCTGACGGCCAACCCC GCCGGGGAATGGACTCCTCCCAGCATCTGGCCCTGGATGACATCATCATGCAGGTGATGGAGATGATTAACGCCAACGCCAAGACGCGGGGACGAGTGATCGACTTCAAGGAGATCCAGTACGGCTACCGGCGGGTCAACCCCATGTACGGGGCGGAGTACGTGCTGGACCTGTTGCTCCTCTACAAGAAGCACAAAGGGAAGACCATGACGGTGCCGGTGAGGAGACATGCCTACCTCCAGCAGACCTTCAGCCAGATCCAgttcagagaggaagaggagatggacGACAAGGCTCTCGCCAGCAGCATCAACCAGGACTCTGACTCCCTGTCCTTCCTCTCCAACTCCCTCAAGATGTTTGTGCCCTTCAAGCTGTCCAGCTCTAGCCAGGACCAGAAGGAGCCGAAAGAGCCTAAGGTCAACATACTGGTGCCGCTATCCGGACGCTACGACATCTTTGTCCGCTTCATGACCAATTTAGAACGGGTGTGCCTGATCCCCAACCAGAACGTCAAGCTGctcatcctcctcttcagcaCCGACAACAACACAGAGCGGGTCAAGCAGGTGGAGCTGATGAGGGAGTACCACATCAAGTACCCCCGTGCCGAGATGGAGATCCAGCCCGTGTCGGGCTCCTTCTCCCGGGCCTTGGCTCTGGAGGTGGGCTCGGCCCACTTCTCCAACGACTCACTGCTCTTCTACTGCGACGTGGACCTGCTCTTCACAACAGACTTCCTCAAGAGGTGCCGGAGTAACACGGTCCTGGGGGAGCAGACCTACTTCCCCATCATCTTCAGTCAGTACGACCCCAAGGTGGTTTACGCCGGTAAGGTGCCCAGTGAGAACCACTATGTGTTCACCGCCAAGACGGGTCTGTGGCGTCACTACGGCTTCGGCATCGTCTGTGTTTACAAGGGCGACCTGGTCGGGGCCGGGGGCTTCGACACCTCCATCCAAGGGTGGGGTTTGGAGGACGTGGACCTCTTTAACAAGTTTGTCCAATCAGGGATCCGGTTGTTCCGGAGCACGGACCCGGGGATCATACACGTTCACCATCCAGTAGTGTGCGACCCCAACCTGGAGCCCAACCAGTACAAGATGTGCCTGGGCTCCAAAGCCTCGTCGCACGGCTCGACACAGCAGCTGGCTGAACTGTGGCTCGAGAAGAATGACCACGGCTTCCGGAAGGTCGGGAGCTCAAATAACGAATCCCTCAGGACAGCGTGA